A single Watersipora subatra chromosome 7, tzWatSuba1.1, whole genome shotgun sequence DNA region contains:
- the LOC137399524 gene encoding oxaloacetate tautomerase fahd2, mitochondrial-like — MMSSLSHLVKQAAVGSVRLELFCRNLSSSARSSMRILQFMQSEERFIGVRVDKEHIAKLSPSFSTDVCTALANHGQERLLAEAARCLQSGDKIELSQVTLLPPVTNPDKVLCVGLNYRDHCKEVGLPLPAEPVLFSKFSSCITTSGDIPIPSVTKCIDWECELVAVIGKKAKNVKEADALDYVLGYTAANDVSARDMLGSKEQPRNGGQFLTAKALDNFCPLSFDIVTKDEILDVDNIPLSTSVNGEVRQNSNTKEMIFNVPNLIAYASSIFTLLPGDIILTGTPSGVGFGRKPPLFVKSGDVVEVAIEGVGKVVNRFL; from the exons ATGATGTCATCTCTGTCACACTTGGTCAAACAAGCTGCAGTCGGGAGTGTGCGATTAGAGCTGTTTTGCAGAAATTTGAGCAGCAGCGCAAGAAGCAGCATGCGGATTCTACAGTTTATGCAGTCAGAGGAGAGATTCATAGGTGTGAGAGTGGATAAAGAGCATATAGCGAAACTTTCTCCTTCCTTCTCTACTGATGTCTGCACCGCTCTGGCTAATCACGGTCAGGAAAGACTCTTAGCTGAGGCAGCGAG GTGCTTGCAATCTGGGGACAAGATAGAATTGAGTCAAGTGACCCTCCTCCCTCCAGTAACAAATCCTGACAAG GTGTTATGTGTAGGACTCAACTACAGAGATCATTGCAAAGAAGTAGGTCTTCCCCTCCCTGCTGAACCGGTGCTCTTCAGCAAGTTTTCTAGCTGCATAACTACCTCTGGAGACATTCCTATACCATCTGTCACCAAG TGTATAGATTGGGAGTGCGAACTCGTGGCTGTCATTGGAAAGAAAGCCAAGAATGTTAAG GAAGCTGATGCCTTAGATTATGTACTAGGATATACTGCAGCCAATGATGTGTCAGCAAGAGATATGCTTGGCTCCAAAGAACAACCAAGGAATGGTGGCCAGTTCTTAACCGCCAAAGCTTTGGACAACTTCTGCCCTCTCTCTTTTGACATTGTAACAAAG GATGAGATATTAGATGTTGATAATATACCTTTATCAACTTCTGTAAATGGCGAAGTGAGGCAGAATAGCAACACCAAAGAAATGATATTCAATGTGCCAAACCTCATAGCTTATGCTTCATC AATCTTCACTCTGCTTCCTGGTGACATCATATTGACAGGCACCCCATCTGGTGTTGGATTTGGAAGAAAGCCTCCATTATTCGTTAAATCTGGCGATGTGGTCGAGGTGGCCATAGAGGGAGTTGGAAAAGTTGTAAACAGATTTCTATAA